DNA sequence from the Dreissena polymorpha isolate Duluth1 chromosome 3, UMN_Dpol_1.0, whole genome shotgun sequence genome:
tatttttcataatagcTCTGCACAAATTCCTCATTTAAAAAGACAATATTGCTCAAAACGTACCCAATCGATTCAAACTCACAAACATGATTCGAAATGTTCAAATATATTGATTGGACATTTGCATGCCTGAAAGACACTTGTATATATTACAATGTCTCTGCAGATCGTGTACAAATCTTACGAACAGTTACAGCATCAGTTTACTTTGTTTGTCTCCTCAATCTCTCACTCAAGCAGGGAATCGGTCAGTTCGTAACATCTATGTGCACTAAGTATTAGTAAAAAACCTTTCCAGGAAATTTGTGAGTAGATTAACTCACTGCCATTATATTACTGCGATACTTATGTAACATGCGAGCactcaaatcaaacaaaaaaacatgacCCTATTTAATTAACATATAAAATTATAGGGTCATTTTGATAACCACTTAATAGTGTCAGCATCTTGAAATGTAATGTTGATTTTACTCAAGCCTCATGACCGTCCATTGACCAAGGCCATCTTTATCACTAAATAGCATAAAGAGTGCAAACAGGATAGGATGCAAAGAAGATTCGGTAGCGGAAATGTATTCCAAAAAGCTAATAGACACTTTGTTTTACTCATGCGttgagtattttttttttatttattggcaCATGTGTCGTGTGTAGCTCATATTAACaatttgtattaaatgtttaaataaacaattttatataagtGTATTGAAATAGTGTTTTTAGGTTATTAACtcattgtttttttccaaaaaatgaaTCGTGTTAGTTTATTGGCATGATCAGAGGTTTATCAATGAATATTGTTGTAGTGTATTAAGAAAGATTTAAcgatcaataacttttttatgtttttattgtacATTAACTATAGTAATAATTCAGTTTTTAACAACCTGATGAAATCAGTATTGTACCATTTCTATTGTTTCTACCATAAATTCGTCTTTATTAACTGTTTGACAGTTTGTCCTAAAGCTAAACGGTCATATTATCTCAAACGCTTAACTTCACATTCCATAGTGTCATTGGatacattatttctttaaaacaaaatgttataattatgtttgattgcATTTCCGTTTCATCAAAGAGCTCTTCTGTTCATTTAAATGCACAGTTTCACTCGTATAACTCATAAATACCTAATAAACCTAATCGTTATGTTTATCTCACAAAATCTTTAAGACCCTTGTTATTCGCAGACCGGGTCATAAAATGAACATAATACGTTAATTATATCTAAATATCTAACTTAATCCAAGAGTTACTGCGGGCATACATGctatatttgatttttataacTTGTATGTGAGCTGGCAATGTCAGATGCAACCTTTGATATAGAAAACGTATACATATATGCCAGATAATTTAAGAAAAGTATTTTTATTGACGAAAAGAAGGAACTATCTCTTTGCTCTATGTTAATAAAATACccataataatgaaaataaacactCTTCTGTCAACGGTGTATTTTCTACAATGCAGACATCAGCAAAACATACAACAGAGTTATGTTTAGAAGGTAAAATGAAGTCcgaaaaaaatatgtatcatcatcatcatcatcatcatcatcatcatcatcatcatcatcatcatcatcatcatcatcatcatcatgcccCTTACCGATCAGATGACAGACGACGACGCGAAAATCTCCACAAATCGGTGGATAACTTGCACCAGCTCTTCGTCAATGAAAGTCGAATCCTCTCAGAACCTTCCATCGGTCATCATGCCACACGTGGTCTTTTCATGAGGCTAGGTATGGCGCGTTGCTTTACCTTGCTTGCATGGCTGATGAGGCTAATGGTGATGTAGTTCTCACACAGTTTGAAATTGAAATTGCCCCCTTTCGGTAGGGGTGCGTGATCAGAAACTGGGTCCACTCCTTCGGACATTTCTTCTTTCCAAGATTTTCTGTAATAGCTCCGTAATTACCACAGTCCTTGCCTCTCCTCAATGCTTAATCACCGCAAAATGGACGTCACCCAAACCCCGGAGATTTACTTTATTTAAGGTAATTGTCCTATTGTCATacaattaaacacacacaaataacaGATGAACAATAACAGCAACTTTCAACAATCGGGATCACTGCGTTGGAACGGTAAATTTGAAAAATAGAATTGGTGGTTGAAATCGGATTTAGGGTGCCCGAACCTCACACCTTACccagatttattttaaaatactataTAATAATGTGAACCGCACAACATCGCAATTCAATTCAAATTGCTATCAAGGGaaacattaaaattcatttacaaTGTAATAGTCAATGGCCTGGTTAACCGGCGCGAAATATAATATCATACtaaaacattatataatacaTGTGAACCCCACAGCATTGCAATGCAATTTAAATTGATTTACAGAGaaatattacaatttatttaaaatctaACTACTGAATGGCCAGGTTTACTAGCGCGAAACAAAATCATAGAGGCGAGGCTCATTTGCACGGCAACGCTCGGTTTGTCATTGATGTGTTACGGGACTGACCTCGAGGGAGGATTGGGCGACTTACATAGAGAAAAGACTGATCTCAAGTTCATCTTTTGTTTAAAACGTGTCTATGTGGATAACACGTGTTCAATTGTAAGGATTAATTTTAAAATGGCTAGTACATGTTCACCTGTGTGCTCATCAACTCGTGACGTCACAACAACAATTTTCTTTTCAAGAAAAACActtcaaatacaaattaatactgccaaactggctcaaatttgtttaaaactaCTCTGTGCTGgcagtggcgtagccagacccaaattttagctgaggcagtatcttaggtcattcTAGGGGTGCCCAGGGGCatgcctgcccccccccccctggaattTGGTTATACCTAGAATGGCTCTGGTGCGTGTTAAAGGcaatttaaaccacattttatacctaaattatcggaatcgtggacgctacatatgaccgtttagtatcaataaCGTCAACAAAAAAATCTGCCacaagtttattgtcaattttagattATGTTGCCATAAACGGTTAACGATTGGCATGCtactatataatattatattaacttaagaTTTAATTCGTTAtgagtttttttataatttttattttttagtttacatcaaatcagcttccgctaacttgctgttgtagttcagacaagttcaTCGTGAAAAAATTCATGGACGATTtttttccatttagagcttgaaagcacCATACGgctctttttttccaaaaaatgtttaaatacattaaatcaaaagcgttttcaatcataagcacatataaaaaggatTATTGAtggaagttatttgaaaaaaaaagacctACTGAGGCTCGAACCAACGCAGTGGCAATATAATAGTGGTCGATGGATCAAGAGTCTGACGTgttaccgattgcgtcacagggACATATTGCTTATCAcgaggagtacaaatatttaacttaaatcagtaaagtttctggccattttttgtaattttcttgtgtaaaattttgttttagcactgcgcCATAATTTTCTGTTATTTCTATCATCAactacattgactattaaaaagaacAACTTCTTTATATAGAAAAAGTTTAATACGCAGCCGGGATGATTTGAAAATTCgtatgtaaacaaagattcttccaacttgaaacggtcccggatttaaCTCGACGCCGGTCATAAAAAggagaataccaataaagccgaaaacgccaaccacccgaagtgtgtccaGGTaaaaatagacccagacctggccgtaaaacacccgattctaGATCGGTACGTTCCAATGTCCACCATGATTAtagcatcgaagtgtacagtgcgacgctttgttaaagggatcttttcacgctttggtaaattgacaaaattgaaaaaagttgtttcagattcgcacattttcgttttagttatgatatttgtgaggaaacagtaatactgaacatttaccatggtctaatatagccattatatgcatcttttgacgattttaaaacctaaaaattataaagcgttgcaacgcgaaacgattgaataatttggagagttcagtttttgtcgttaaattttgtgaaactacgaagattgcttatataaggtataaaatacttcaagtatgtgtactcggcggaatagctcagtaggctaaagcgtttttacttcaggactctggcaggactccaggggtcactggttcgaaacctgctccgggcaatgttcttttccttttttcaattttattcttgatttttttactggagcttttacgatccaatgtttacatatatcaatataaagcatttaatgaataagttaaaaaatgccaaaatctgtgaaaaggcccctttaaataaacgggtttccaaatcattttgctaAGCCAATTTgacatcaattgaagttattaaattgaaataattatctgcctcaacatgccCCAATtatactcaatgataatatttcttTGTGAATAGTATAGtgccttaaattcattaaattgcctaaATTTCttacatagattttatttttcaacataaatTTCCCTTTTTTCCtggtaatctcaacattgctctgcaaattttagccgaggcaactgcctcggtgtgcctcagcgtggctacggcgctgGCTGGTCGATCTGCACCGACGAACGTACTCTAGACGATCTCAGTTGTGAAATACGATGTTCCAAACTGGCAAATGCAAAACGTTCTAATTTACCCGGAATCCCGCTGTTCTTTAAGTATTTGCCTCGTCGCTAATGATGTATCTTTACTATTTTCCAGGTAAAACTTAACATGTGCTAAAAGATATAacgatttaataacaataatcacAAGCTTATTCACTGAGTGTTCGTTCGTTAACGGTCGGACTGGCTCCGGGCGTCTCCTCTAAGCGCATGCGCAACGCGCTTCCGATGGGTCAGACGCAACTCTCCAGGTCAGCCACAACAGTACGGTTGGATTTAATGAATTTTAAGTAAGCCATCGGTTTGCATTATACATGCTCTTTACAATAAGCAATCAACTCATTGTAATTTAACTGCATCATTTATAGGAGTAATTATTCATTTGCTAACATCTGTAACAGTGTCGTCAAAGAACGCGCAGTATACGTTGCATCAATGAATAGTTGAGTTACAAatactatatccaatcaaatcaTGTTATTAACATTAGACAACACTTATCTCttctaacatttattttttatacatttctTAAGGTATTTAGTAAGAATATTGTTACATTCCTCAAGGTATTAGTCAGAATATATACACGTTATACAAATGAACACATGATGTACTGCTCTCTTTTTTTTGTCACCGATGTAAAGCGCTGTCCCTGAATGTCCTGTATAAATTTTTGCTATTAAGCGAGTTTTACCAAATTATAATAGAACTGTCTTTACCATTTGACATTTggagaaaatatattaaatatactaCTTGATTTATCAACGGGTTTATAACGGACCGGTGCCGtaaaaatataatacaagtactgtataaatttaagatgaaagtagtttaaaatagttttgtgcaattaaaataatcgACTAAAGGTCACCACGTAAAATTATAACAAGCAAAGTCATAAAATACACCGTAATATGAAGCTGGAAGGGCATACAACGTATTCTTctctttatttcattttaagcTGGAATATTATATTTCTTACTTATTACTTTTTTCCGTCATCGAAAATTCCTTTTTTGTGGTTAAATGAATACAGTTAGTTATGGTGAattagtacatgtatgtttaatcgCTTCACTATAATGTGTGGAGATTTATTATCCGCGACATGCGAAAAAGGTTCTTATCTCATGAGCAACCAGCGTAACTGGTTACATCGGGGTAATCGAGTCAGGAGCTATTCTGTTCGCTTTATAAGACAATGGCACCATGCGTGACTTCAAGCGGCATGAAAACTCCGGATCAGAGATCGCGAAAGCATATAGCATAACACCGATTTCCGTAAGATGCGACTCATTCAAAATATGTGAATATCGAAACCATTGAATCAGAGAGTCCAGACGTTTTTAGATGTTAATCCGGTATGCAGGTATGCAGCGTAGATAAAGGTGCTACGTTAGACTCATCTATACACATGTTGCCTGTCAAGCATTGCCTCCCATACACTTAAACCAATCGTTAATATATTGGGTATGTACCTATCTACCTACCTGCCTTCCGGCCTCCCTGCCTGCCTCCCTACACCCCTGCCTCCTTCCCTGTATACCTCCCTCCCTGCCTTCTTCCCTGTCTTCTTCCCTTCCTGCCTCCCTGCCTGCCTACCCGCCTGCTTTCTTCCCCTCAGGCCTGCCTGTCCGTCTCTCTGCCTCTgtccctccctcccttcctgtCTACCTGcctccctcccttcctccctGCCTTCTGCCTGCGTCCCTTCTTGTCTGCCTGCCACTCTGCATGCCTGCCTCTCTGCCTGCCCCtttgtctgcctgcctgcctacctcCCTCACTGCATGCCTGACTCCCTTCCTGCCTGCCtcccttccttacttccttcctgcCTCTCTGCCTCGTTTCCTTCCTGCCTCCCTGCCAGTCTGCCtccctgtctgcctgcctgcctgcctgcctttcTGCCTGCCTTCCCACCTGCATGCctcctgtctgcctgcctgcctacttTTCTACCTGCCTTCCTGCCTaccatacgtacatacatacatacatgcataccctaaataacagttaaaaaacaagacTCAAAACCGTAACGAACGTCACAATTACTTTAATGCATCTACAAGATTCGAGTAGGTAGTGTGAATCTTAACGAAAATTATACGGTGTATATATCACGAACCAACAAATGAAAATGACAGGATTTATGCAATTCGCGGGGTTGCTCAATTACTGCAAGATTAGGGGATTGATAAAAAACCTCTTCACAATCATTAACCTATATCGGACTCCGAATATTTGAAATGTACAGTCTGAGCTCAGACTCCGGAACAACGAGGCTCGTTGTTCTGGAGTCTGAGCTCACACTGTACATTTCTTATATTCGAACTGAAATATGGGGAAAGGTTAGAACTAAAAccaagaaataaaacatatttaaaaatgtaataatattcATGATATTTTGTAGACGTCAACCATAAAATACGTAGTTAATTTCgtgttgttgtttctgttgttattTTAATGCATATTATTACTTACATATATTTTACTTCAATAACCTAGCACCGTTACACGAATGTAGGTGTGAGCTATTTTTAAGGGACCTTTTTTAATGCTTTGATTAATTGgggaaattgaaaaaaaattgtttcagatttgcacattttcgttgtatttGAAATACCTCTGCTATTATGTTAGCGCGGTTGGCAAAGTAGTTTGAACGCTATACTttaactccaagggtcagtggtttgagcctgGGTGTggatttatttttctttcttacCTTTTAGTTTTGTTTAATATCGGAACTTTTTAATTCCAATGTTTAcacatatcaatttaaagcatttaatgacaaacttcaaaacataccatcatctgttaaaaggtccctttaaagggtCTTTTTCACGTAgattgacaaaatataaaaagtacatctctcattgtatgagcacggatggctaagtggtctaagcggtagtcCTTTACTACAGGACTcaagggatcagtggttcgagtccagttgaggatttctttttttctaattttttaaaactgtattcttgattttgttaatgaagcttattagatccaatgttaacatttatcaatataaagcatttgatgataaacttcaatacatgccaaaatctgtaaaaaaaagcccctttaaaatcCTTATGGCCTATAGATTATTCGGTCTGATCTTTTGGTATGTCTGTCTATAAACTTTTTCGGACTGTAACTTCCCCGAGCATTGAATGATTTCAAAATGACCATTTTTAAACCATCAAATTTAATTCCCTGCTTTAAGATCGCATATCAAAATACGGGACTTTCTTGTAAAAATTCGACTTTTCCACCCTAGAGCGGCGACTAAGGATTGGATTATTTAAAAAACCTACAGTGTGTCACACGCAAGGGCCACGAAGCtagtttaaggtagcgcacccctaatgggcacatatccaaatataatctaattaattatttttttaatcagcatcatttcactgaactacatgcaaatttgtaggtaggttttccatgctttttaaaaaaatataccgattttttcaaaaccacccccacgctcgtcTTTTGTCCAGATTATTTTCACCCATGGggtaaaagttccataattcattcaaatttccaaatatgggtatgcatttggtgtgtacagatgcagtaaaggt
Encoded proteins:
- the LOC127872526 gene encoding octapeptide-repeat protein T2-like, with amino-acid sequence MQVGRQAERQAGRQADREADWQGGRKETRQRGRKEVRKGGRQEGSQACSEGGRQAGRQRGRQRGRHAEWQADKKGRRQKAGRKGGRQVDRKGGRDRGRETDRQA